The following are encoded together in the Citrus sinensis cultivar Valencia sweet orange chromosome 1, DVS_A1.0, whole genome shotgun sequence genome:
- the LOC102624652 gene encoding 60S ribosomal protein L14-2 gives MPFKRYVEIGRVALVNYGKEYGRLVVIVDVLDQNRALVDAPDMVRGQMNFKRLSLTDIKIDIPRVPKKKTLIDAMEKADVKNKWESSSWGRKLIVQKKRASLNDFDRFKLMLAKIKKGGLVRQELAKLKKENAA, from the exons ATG CCGTTCAAGAGGTACGTGGAGATCGGGAGGGTCGCCCTCGTCAACTACGGCAAAGAATACGGCAGGCTCGTCGTCATCGTAGATGTCTTAGATCAGAACAGA GCTCTAGTTGATGCCCCTGATATGGTGAGAGGCCAAATGAACTTCAAGAGGCTTTCACTGACTGATATCAAAATTGACATTCCCCGTGTACCGAAGAAGAAGACATTGATTGATGCTATGGAGAAGGCTG ATGTTAAGAACAAGTGGGAAAGTAGCTCTTGGGGAAGAAAGCTGATTGTTCAGAAGAAGAGAGCATCACTTAATGACTTTGACAGGTTCAAGCTTATGTTGGCCAAGATCAAG AAGGGAGGTTTGGTCAGGCAGGAGCTTGCTAAGCTGAAGAAGGAGAATGCAGCCTAA
- the LOC102623888 gene encoding glycolipid transfer protein 1 codes for MEGTAFSPSLEGMKHVKSEQGEMLTKPFLEVCKLILPVLDKFGAAMSLVKSDIGGNITRLENKYLSNPEKYKNLYSMVGEEVEAKTAKRSSSCTNGLLWLTRAMDFLVELFRNLLAHPDWTMPQVCTDSYSKTLKKFHGWIASSSFTVAMKLAPDRKKFMEVIGGSGDVNSDMDKFCTAFAPLLEENHKFLASVGMDDLKAS; via the exons ATGGAGGGAACAGCGTTTAGTCCATCACTGGAAGGAATGAAGCACGTGAAGTCTGAGCAAGGCGAGATGCTTACCAAGCCTTTCTTGGAAGTTTGCAAACTGATTTTGCCTGTTTTGg ATAAGTTTGGAGCGGCTATGTCTCTTGTAAAGTCAGATATTGGTGGTAATATTACG AGGTTGgagaataaatatttatccaATCCCGAAAAGTACAAGAACTTGTACAGCATGGTAGGAGAAGAAGTTGAAGCTAAAACAGCAAAAAGATCATCTAGTTGTACCAATGGTCTTCTTTGGTTGACAAG AGCAATGGATTTCCTGGTGGAATTGTTTCGCAACTTACTTGCACATCCAGATTGGACAATGCCACAAGTTTGTACAGATTCCTACAGCAAGACCCTGAAAAAATTTCATGGCTGGATTGCAAGTTCAAGTTTCACG GTCGCTATGAAGCTTGCACCAGATAGGAAGAAGTTTATGGAAGTTATTGGTGGCTCTGGAGATGTTAATTCTGACATGGATAAATTTTGTACTGCATTTGCTCCTCTGCTTGAAGAGAACCACAAGTTTTTG GCTAGTGTTGGCATGGATGATCTGAAAGCTTCATAG
- the LOC102624938 gene encoding putative protein phosphatase 2C-like protein 44 isoform X1, whose product MGLRDLHLKLKAFRLRRLLIGAGPSKKRQYGNAKKQSWMTPISHGYHVVEDQSCRGDLDVSDCDSVVVQREQLDEIELWFFGVFDAQVGDSVARFMQSHFFDRKLKPVSNSQIRRKSKDTLKKAYLGARAKARDAEKADEKWRAGSASVMVINGEKLVIANMGEYRAVVCRDGVAHQISSGRQHTAKRHWSRKLFSVRILACDSGNYATGTKHSKGSELAVGAEKIDSDTEFVLIASTGIWEVMKNQEAVSLIRHIGDAQEAAECLAKEALTRMSRSNISCVVVRFD is encoded by the exons ATGGGACTCAGAGATCTTCATCTCAAGCTCAAG GCATTTCGGCTGAGAAGGCTTCTCATAGGAGCTGGTCCAAGCAAGAAAAGACAGTATGGGAATGCAAAGAAGCAATCATGGATGACGCCAATATCTCACGGCTATCATGTTGTTGAGGATCAGTCGTGTAGAGGCGACCTGGATGTGTCTGACTGTGACTCAGTTGTTGTACAAAGAGAGCAACTGGATGAAATTGAGTTGTGGTTTTTTGGAGTTTTTGATGCTCAAGTCGGGGACTCAGTGGCCAGGTTCATGCAATCCCATTTCTTTGATAGAAAGCTCAAGCCGGTAAGTAAT TCTCAAATCAGGAGAAAGAGCAAAGATACACTGAAAAAGGCGTATCTTGGTGCACGAGCTAAGGCCAGAGATGCAGAGAAAGCAGATGAGAAATGGAGAGCAGGTTCAGCATCTGTGATGGTGATCAATGGAGAAAAGCTTGTTATAGCCAACATGGGTGAGTACAGAGCTGTTGTGTGTAGAGATGGTGTAGCTCATCAGATAAGCAGTGGACGCCAGCATACAGCTAAAAGACATTGGTCTCGAAAACTCTTTTCAG TACGTATATTAGCTTGCGACTCAGGCAATTATGCAACAGGAACTAAGCACTCTAAAGGCTCAGAGCTTgcagttggagctgaaaagaTTGACTCAGATACTGAATTTGTCCTCATAGCAAGCACCGGCATATGGGAG GTAATGAAAAATCAAGAAGCTGTGAGTCTTATCAGGCACATAGGAGATGCACAAGAAGCTGCCGAGTGCTTAGCAAAAGAGGCACTAACTAGAATGAGCAGAAGTAACATTTCTTGCGTAGTCGTCCGTTTTGATTAA
- the LOC102624938 gene encoding putative protein phosphatase 2C-like protein 44 isoform X2, translated as MGLRDLHLKLKAFRLRRLLIGAGPSKKRQYGNAKKQSWMTPISHGYHVVEDQSCRGDLDVSDCDSVVVQREQLDEIELWFFGVFDAQVGDSVARFMQSHFFDRKLKPSQIRRKSKDTLKKAYLGARAKARDAEKADEKWRAGSASVMVINGEKLVIANMGEYRAVVCRDGVAHQISSGRQHTAKRHWSRKLFSVRILACDSGNYATGTKHSKGSELAVGAEKIDSDTEFVLIASTGIWEVMKNQEAVSLIRHIGDAQEAAECLAKEALTRMSRSNISCVVVRFD; from the exons ATGGGACTCAGAGATCTTCATCTCAAGCTCAAG GCATTTCGGCTGAGAAGGCTTCTCATAGGAGCTGGTCCAAGCAAGAAAAGACAGTATGGGAATGCAAAGAAGCAATCATGGATGACGCCAATATCTCACGGCTATCATGTTGTTGAGGATCAGTCGTGTAGAGGCGACCTGGATGTGTCTGACTGTGACTCAGTTGTTGTACAAAGAGAGCAACTGGATGAAATTGAGTTGTGGTTTTTTGGAGTTTTTGATGCTCAAGTCGGGGACTCAGTGGCCAGGTTCATGCAATCCCATTTCTTTGATAGAAAGCTCAAGCCG TCTCAAATCAGGAGAAAGAGCAAAGATACACTGAAAAAGGCGTATCTTGGTGCACGAGCTAAGGCCAGAGATGCAGAGAAAGCAGATGAGAAATGGAGAGCAGGTTCAGCATCTGTGATGGTGATCAATGGAGAAAAGCTTGTTATAGCCAACATGGGTGAGTACAGAGCTGTTGTGTGTAGAGATGGTGTAGCTCATCAGATAAGCAGTGGACGCCAGCATACAGCTAAAAGACATTGGTCTCGAAAACTCTTTTCAG TACGTATATTAGCTTGCGACTCAGGCAATTATGCAACAGGAACTAAGCACTCTAAAGGCTCAGAGCTTgcagttggagctgaaaagaTTGACTCAGATACTGAATTTGTCCTCATAGCAAGCACCGGCATATGGGAG GTAATGAAAAATCAAGAAGCTGTGAGTCTTATCAGGCACATAGGAGATGCACAAGAAGCTGCCGAGTGCTTAGCAAAAGAGGCACTAACTAGAATGAGCAGAAGTAACATTTCTTGCGTAGTCGTCCGTTTTGATTAA
- the LOC102624370 gene encoding uncharacterized protein LOC102624370, whose protein sequence is MREGEEINADERVMDISLKDLSKQLEEFAMARDWEKFHSPRNLLLAMVGEVGELSEIFQWRGEVDKGLPNWEDADKEHLGEELSDVLLYLIRLADICGIDLGDAATKKIVKNAIKYPPKPRERKLL, encoded by the exons ATGAGAGAAGGTGAAGAGATTAATGCAGACGAGAGAGTTATGGACATCAGTCTCAAAGATCTCTCAAAGCAACTCGAGGAATTCGCCATGGCTAGAGACTGGGAAAAGTTCCATAGTCCTAGAAACTTACTTCTTGCTATG GTTGGGGAAGTGGGAGAGCTATCAGAAATATTCCAGTGGAGAGGAGAAGTGGACAAAGGCCTGCCAAATTGGGAAGACGCAGATAAGGAGCATCTAGGAGAAGAGCTTTCTGATGTGCTGCTTTATCTCATCAGGTTGGCTGATATTTGTGGCATTGATCTTGGTGATGCTGCTACCAAAAAGATtgtcaaaaatgctatcaaaTACCCGCCTAAACCTCGTGAAAGAAAGCTTCTGTAG